In Hydrogenovibrio thermophilus, the following are encoded in one genomic region:
- the rimI gene encoding ribosomal protein S18-alanine N-acetyltransferase produces the protein MPSCYSYFRPMDESDLDWVMSVETAAYDFPWSRQGFEKALDDGLSYVFCDATRQSLGYACFLSVLDEAHLLNLCIAPGHHRQGVASEGLKALIDHFASAAFEVMLLEVRESNPAVRLYKKLGFVEDGVRPNYYPVKSQENGERAAEREDAILMSCRLN, from the coding sequence GTGCCTTCTTGTTACAGTTATTTTCGCCCGATGGACGAATCTGATTTGGATTGGGTGATGTCGGTTGAGACGGCCGCCTACGACTTTCCCTGGTCTCGTCAAGGGTTTGAAAAAGCCTTGGATGACGGCCTTAGTTATGTGTTCTGTGATGCTACCCGGCAATCATTGGGTTATGCCTGCTTCTTATCGGTTTTGGACGAAGCGCACTTATTGAACCTGTGTATTGCCCCGGGCCACCATCGTCAGGGGGTCGCGTCGGAGGGACTGAAGGCGTTGATCGACCATTTTGCTTCCGCAGCGTTTGAGGTGATGTTGTTGGAAGTCAGGGAGTCCAACCCGGCGGTGCGGTTGTATAAAAAGCTGGGGTTTGTCGAAGACGGTGTGCGTCCGAATTATTATCCAGTGAAAAGCCAGGAAAACGGGGAGAGGGCCGCTGAACGGGAAGACGCGATTTTAATGTCGTGTCGTTTGAATTGA